In a single window of the Coffea eugenioides isolate CCC68of unplaced genomic scaffold, Ceug_1.0 ScVebR1_2917;HRSCAF=4040, whole genome shotgun sequence genome:
- the LOC113757288 gene encoding uncharacterized protein LOC113757288 — protein MPTESGCKSMESKMAGEKVVGATQHGCGRAPEGALDVGGQGMGLGDQTRPHGAGLAHGELRLLVAEPQEVVSDASDDGEEVELPLVAGNLSLRMVAMGKRDSASTMEELNIESLDWKDKRGTKGKGLRARFQSDRQLRSSIFLKNSFQVLLVGNSNQHISLSISHPWLLGPMIFSFVLAMCTIEGRQELWANLLSDKPQALPWCIGGDFNVIVDATEKRGGRPFAMAEGVDFLAFMEEAEVFDAGFSGSSFTWCNNRRGRTRIWKRLYQFHINGESADLASAISVVHLARHPSDHAPLKISFAMRLDNGPRPFRFLNWNKQHFGNVGTTVREAEARLGKVEGNAVNSKLEEDTEELHRAQADLNRVLAIEKQFWRQKARVKWLNCGDRNTRFFQAVVKQRRVQGAIHRVKDSTETWVDKDNDIAKAAIEYFLDLFSRSMDSRTGGLMHLIPKVVKGEENELLAAVSNIEEVRRLVCTMDEDSAAGLDGFTGKFFSFAWDVIAQDVHRAIASFFCRSELSRFITSTSIVLLPKVLSPQDFSKFRPISLCNFFNKLLSRILELMSAIGKKARGGNVALKLDMTKAYNRMPWRYIVTMLRAFGFCEQFIDMVWRLISNVWFSIIINGTAHGYFKSNRGLRRGDLLSPVLFIRRCYREG, from the exons ATGCCCACTGAGAGCGGCTGTAAGAGTATGGAGTCAAAGATGGCGGGGGAGAAGGTTGTGGGGGCGACTCAGCATGGTTGTGGGCGTGCTCCTGAGGGTGCACTTGATGTCGGAGGCCAAGGAATGGGCTTGGGTGATCAAACACGCCCACATGGGGCAG GGCTGGCTCACGGTGAGTTGAGGCTATTGGTAGCGGAGCCGCAAGAGGTGGTCAGCGATGCAAGTGATGACGGGGAAGAGGTTGAATTGCCTCTGGTGGCAGGAAACCTGTCGCTAAGGATGGTGGCCATGGGCAAGCGGGATTCAGCTTCCACGATGGAGGAGTTAAACATTGAGTCCCTCGATTGGAAGGACAAGCGAGGAACGAAAGGGAAGGGACTGCGTGCTCGATTCCAATCGGATAGGCAGCTACGGTCCTCAATCTTTCTCAAGAACTCTTTCCAGGTATTAC TGGTGGGGAACTCCAATCAGCACATTTCACTGTCTATTTCCCACCCGTGGTTACTTGGGCCcatgattttttcttttgtgcttGCTATGTGCACGATTGAGGGACGACAGGAGTTATGGGCAAATCTTTTGTCTGATAAACCTCAAGCCCTGCCTTGGTGTATTGGGGGTGATTTTAACGTTATTGTGGATGCTACTGAAAAACGAGGTGGTCGGCCATTCGCGATGGCAGAAGGGGTTGATTTTTTGGCTTTCATGGAAGAGGCCGAGGTATTTGATGCTGGGTTTTCCGGGTCGAGTTTCACATGGTGCAATAATCGGAGGGGGAGAACCAGGATTTGGAAGAGACTATATCAGTTTCACATTAATGGGGAGTCTGCAGATTTGGCCTCGGCGATTTCAGTAGTTCACTTAGCACGGCACCCATCTGATCATGCTCCGCTGAAAATTTCTTTTGCTATGAGGCTGGACAACGGGCCACGACCTTTCCGATTTCTGAAT TGGAACAAGCAGCATTTTGGCAATGTGGGCACCACTGTTAGGGAGGCTGAGGCCAGGCTAGGAAAGGTAGAGGGTAACGCGGTCAATTCTAAGTTGGAGGAGGATACTGAGGAGCTGCATAGGGCACAGGCAGACCTTAACAGGGTGCTGGCAATTGAGAAGCAATTCTGGAGGCAAAAAGCACGGGTTAAATGGCTTAATTGTGGGGATCGGAATACACGATTTTTCCAGGCAGTGGTCAAGCAAAGGCGAGTACAAGGAGCGATACATAGGGTGAAAGATTCAACTGAGACGTGGGTGGACAAGGATAACGACATAGCAAAAGCAGCCATCGAGTATTTTTTGGACCTCTTCTCGAGGTCGATGGATTCTAGGACTGGGGGATTGATGCATCTGATCCCGAAAGTGGTAAAAGGCGAGGAGAATGAACTACTGGCAGCAGTGTCTAACATAGAGGAGGTTCGTCGCCTGGTGTGCACCATGGACGAGGATAGTGCTGCGGGGCTGGATGGTTTTACAGGCAAGTTCTTTTCCTTTGCGTGGGATGTTATTGCTCAGGACGTGCACAGAGCGATAGCGAGTTTCTTCTGTAGAAGTGAGCTATCGAGGTTCATCACGTCCACTTCAATTGTGTTGCTGCCTAAGGTTTTGAGCCCTCAGGACTTCTCTAAATTTAGACCGATCAGCCTTTGCAATTTCTTCAATAAATTGCTGTCCAGGATCTTG GAGTTGATGTCAGCTATAGGCAAGAAGGCAAGAGGGGGGAATGTAGCCCTAAAATTGGACATGACTAAGGCTTACAATCGGATGCCGTGGCGGTATATTGTCACCATGTTGCGTGCTTTTGGGTTTTGCGAGCAGTTTATTGACATGGTTTGGAGGCTCATTTCGAACGTTTGGTTCTCTATTATCATTAATGGGACTGCTCACGGGTACTTCAAGTCTAACAGGGGGCTACGACGGGGGGATCTGTTATCTCCAGTGCTGTTCATTCGGAGATGCTATCGCGAGGGTTAA